The nucleotide window TGAAGCAGATGCAATCATTTTACCGGTTACTGTTATTGGCGAACTCCTGTATGGTGCATTAAACAGTACAAAAACCAGACACAATGAAAAATTTGTATATAAATTTATCGAGTATTCTCTTGTAATGCAGATCGACGAAGCCATTGCTGCACGGTATGCCACAGTTCGTTTTGATCTGAAGCAACGGGGGAATCCAATTCCTGAGAATGATATCTGGATTGCAGCAGCATGTCTCGTTCTTGAAGTCCCATTGCTCAGTAGGGACGCTCATTTTAACCGAATTTCCGGATTAAAGGTCATTTCCTGGGAAAATACCGTGGATACAAAAAACAATAGAGGATAGCGAAAATCTCACACTTTTTTATCCGGACAAACGTGCATGTTGACTCCGGTAAAAGAATCAGAATCTATCCGGGACTATGGGTTACATCCACAAAACTTCTTTTTTTTAAGAGCTATCGCCAGACCGTATGATTGTTTTTAACAGATAAAGCCAAAAACGAGAGTTTTTAGCATATTAAGAGGGATGACGAAACGATACATGTCTGTCCAAAGGACCACGCCAATAATTTGAAAATAAACTGGAAAAAAAGAGGGGGGTGTCACAGATAACTCTGCCGTAACCCGGCAGAATTACCCGGTTCCGGATTGTGTGCACCCTTTTTGTCGTTTGAATATCCTCTTCCGGAATATGGTACCAGAGTAAGGTGCGATCCCCAGACCCGGAGTTTTCGGTAGATCCCGACCAGCATGGATAGTTCCCACAAATCGTTTATTTCCTGAAGGCAGTAATCCCCATACCATCCGTCAGTTCCGGGCCGGGATCCTTTTGGGTGATTATTGGTGTTGCAGGCAGACGGGCCTCGTATGGGATTCCTATAACCCGTGACGGGGAGTCACGGTGTACCGGATCTTCAATGATACTGAATGATTTGACTTCGGGTACCGTTTCCGGCGGTTTGACGCCAATTCCAATCTCTTGTACGGTTTCCGGCAAAACCCGGTACCGGTGAAATGCCCGGGCCGGGCCCCGTACCCAGAGCTCCGGGATCAGCTCTTTCATCAAAGAACGATCCCTTAATTCCTGGATCTGCTGCTCACAGGCACTCAGGATGTTTTCAATCCTGAACCCCGCCTGTTTGAGTCTCCTGACCCGGACAATGATCGTCACCCCGTCCCGGCGGACCACGAAGTCGAACGGAAGCACTGTTACCGTTTTAAGTTCGATCAGTATGAACCCTGCTGCAACCGCCGCACGCTTTGCCTCGCCAATCGCAACAACCGGCCTCTTTCCCCGGCTCATCCTGCATCACTCCGGATTGACTGGTGTGCCAGGTGCTCCAGCCGGAAATAATCCGGTGTCCCGGTCTGTTCGACATACCGTACCTCAGGAACCCGGGAGGTTCGCGCAGTATGACTTCTCCGGCCTGCCCCGGAACCGGTACTATTTTCCGTGCGGAGGGTTCCGCTGCAGTAATT belongs to Methanoregula sp. and includes:
- a CDS encoding type II toxin-antitoxin system VapC family toxin, coding for MKEVGKLALDTNAVIAYREGIPDVCNQVDEADAIILPVTVIGELLYGALNSTKTRHNEKFVYKFIEYSLVMQIDEAIAARYATVRFDLKQRGNPIPENDIWIAAACLVLEVPLLSRDAHFNRISGLKVISWENTVDTKNNRG